One region of Dysidea avara chromosome 1, odDysAvar1.4, whole genome shotgun sequence genomic DNA includes:
- the LOC136268000 gene encoding uncharacterized protein, whose translation MDSARESDRLQHLYLTGVRPNGNNIGVGAYGRVFEVEFCGTLYAAKEIHSVLIEEVGREGFERMKKMFIEECHQSSVLGHQNVVHVLGVYNPGGESRLPVLVMERMQESLTSLVEKYPNIPMCVKLSMLLDVSRGLWYLHSHNPPIVHRDISPNNILLTSQFVAKISDLGVAKVIRPNSKKTKTRAPGTVDFMGPEALAEIPEYGPPLDMFSYGGVILHVVNQEWPKPLHYVVTDPKTRKLVALSEVERRQEHAEKMRGAPADLRRLVEQCFHNDPNRRPPISDVSERMRRMKVAENVSVTMNPITWQIKPRTEILRNEPLITLQTDIFNKRVMVKWEEVAPLPVGRSAHTAVLLHGSVYVGGGFEGKSNVERKDCYRLDIYNIYANRWDPSPITTPHCWFAMTVLDDKLIIAGGRTKSSSNTNKVFVLYRGQWKDYSEMPTARAGAAAVGYKSMIIVAGGEVLVKDNFTVLATTELLDTTNGCWYTCDDLPVAHLQLKSKIINNTLYLLGGINGDAIPSSQVFTASLDNLSSRQVKWQSLPDTPWCCSTPVVLYNNFLLTVGGRQPSDVTSKTNEVCAFNPSTGLWKELANIPTARTFPGIANVADDTLIMMGGATIETEYSYCTYVGQCIVK comes from the exons ATGGACAGTGCTAGGGAAAGCGATCGTCTTCAACATCTTTATCTTACTGGAGTGAGGCCAAACGGCAACAACATTGGCGTGGGTGCTTATGGAAGAGTTTTCGAGGTCGAATTTTGTGGAACCTTGTATGCAGCGAAAGAAATTCACTCCGTTCTGATAGAAGAAGTGGGGCGAGAAGGATTCGAAAGAATGAAGAAGATGTTTATTGAGGAATGTCATCAAAGTAGTGTTCTTGGACATCAGAATGTAGTCCACGTGCTAGGGGTATACAATCCTGGTGGTGAGTCGCGATTACCAGTTCTAGTGATGGAGAGGATGCAGGAGAGCCTCACGTCACTGGTGGAAAAGTACCCAAACATTCCAATGTGTGTGAAGTTGTCTATGTTACTGGATGTGTCTAGAGGATTGTGGTACCTCCACAGTCATAATCCTCCCATCGTCCACCGAGATATTTCCCCCAATAATATCTTATTGACTAGTCAGTTTGTGGCAAAAATCAGTGACCTAGGAGTAGCCAAAGTGATAAGACCAAACAGCAAGAAGACAAAGACTCGTGCTCCAGGAACGGTGGATTTCATGGGACCAGAAGCTTTAGCAGAGATCCCAGAGTATGGTCCTCCCCTTGATATGTTCTCTTACGGTGGAGTGATACTTCATGTGGTGAATCAAGAATGGCCTAAACCACTACATTATGTGGTGACTGATCCTAAGACTAGAAAACTGGTGGCTTTATCAGAAGTAGAACGACGTCAAGAACATGCAGAGAAGATGAGAGGAGCTCCAGCAGACCTAAGACGTTTAGTTGAACAATGTTTTCACAATGATCCAAATAGACGTCCTCCAATATCAGATGTATCAGAGAGGATGAGGAGGATGAAAGTAGCAGAGAATGTGAGTGTGACCATGAACCCTATAACATGGCAGATCAAACCAAGAACCGAAATTCTGAGGAATGAACCATTG ATTACTTTGCAAACAGATATATTCAATAAAAGAGTGATGGTAAAATGGGAAGAGGTAGCTCCTCTACCAGTGGGTCGATCAGCACATACAGCAGTATTACTACATGGATCAGTTTATGTTGGTGGAGGATTTGAGGGGAAAAGCAATGTAGAGAGGAAGGACTGCTACAGACTTGATATTTACAATATTTATGCCAATCGATGGGACCCTTCTCCTATCACCACACCACACTGTTGGTTTGCTATGACTGTACTGGATGATAAACTGATCATTGCTGGAGGTAGAACAAAGAGTAGTAGTAATACTAACAAGGTATTTGTTCTTTACCGTGGGCAATGGAAGGACTACAGTGAAATGCCAACTGCTAGAGCTGGTGCAGCTGCTGTTGGATATAAGTCAATGATAATTGTGGCAGGAGGAGAAGTACTGGTTAAAGATAATTTTACTGTATTAGCTACCACTGAACTACTAGACACTACTAATGGATGTTGGTACACTTGTGATGACCTCCCTGTAGCACACTTGCAGCTCAAGAGTAAAATTATTAACAACACACTTTACCTGTTAGGTGGAATTAATGGAGATGCTATCCCATCCTCACAAGTGTTCACTGCTTCACTAGACAACCTCTCAAGTCGCCAGGTGAAGTGGCAGTCTCTCCCAGACACTCCATGGTGTTGTTCAACCCCTGTTGTTCTGTACAACAATTTCCTGTTAACAGTCGGAGGAAGACAACCATCTGATGTGACCAGTAAGACTAATGAGGTGTGTGCTTTCAACCCATCAACTGGTTTATGGAAAGAATTAGCAAATATTCCAACAGCAAGAACTTTTCCAGGAATAGCAAATGTGGCTGATGATACGTTGATTATGATGGGTGGGGCTACTATTGAAACAGAATATTCATATTGTACATACGTTGGTCAGTGCATAGTTAAGTAA
- the LOC136250884 gene encoding uncharacterized protein, with protein sequence MLLPCHHLPTKHNDIEFFGVACLVKQTGGDLLLSEETLFPQKKNCVARNATEEESDGSDIEDNVTSDEGFVDGSKEVPATSTSEDPLTFDEGAAAACLEEDDEAEDEEEDNEEESEEVNEASTCTTSDATNDPRGIPG encoded by the exons ATGCTGCTCCCATGTCATCATTTACCAACCAAACACAATGATATCGAGTTCTTTGGGGTGGCCTGCTTAGTTAAGCAAACTGGCGGTGATCTCTTGCTTTCAGAGGAAACATTGTTCCCACAAAAGAAGAATTGTGTTGCTAGAAATGCTACTGAAGAAGAGAGTGATGGAAGTGACATTGAAGACAATGTCACTTCTGATGAAGGCTTTGTAGATGGGAGTAAGGAAGTCCCTGCTACTTCAACTTCAGAGGATCCACTGACGTTTGATGAGGGAGCAGCTGCAGCCTGTTTGGAGGAAGACGATGAGGCAGAAGATGAGGAAGAAGACAATGAGGAAGAATCTGAAGAG GTAAATGAGGCCAGTACCTGCACTACCTCAGATGCCACTAATGACCCCAGAGGGATACCAGGTTGA